In Pseudoalteromonas tetraodonis, the genomic window GGTGCCAAGATGCGGGTCACCAGTTGGCGACGGAGCAACACGGGTACGAATTGTCATGGTAATGTCTCTTTTAATAAGTGAGATGGTATGAAATACCAATAAATATTTTAAGCGGCTACTTTGTTTAAGTAAGCAATAATATCGTTTGATTCATAAAGCCATTTTACTTGGCCATCTTGCTCAATACGTAAACAAGGTACTTTAACTTTTCCGCCTTGCTCTAATAGCTCTTGGCGGTATTGCTCATCATTTTTTGCATCGCGTGTTTCAATTTTTAAGCCTTCACGCTTAATTGAACGGCGCACTTTTACACAAAAAGGGCATGCTTTGAATTGATAGAGCTTAAATTGTGCGGTTTGCTGATCAAGCTTAGTTTGCTCTTGCGGATCACGTTTTTTGCTACGCGGCGTAAAAACAAAATTAAAAAATAAGATGATACAACCTAAAACCCAGCGAACTAATTTCATCTTCAATACTCTTTACAACAAATTTAAGGTGCAAGATTTTAACACAAAAAAGCGCAACACTATAAGCGGATTATACGTTGCGCTATATCGTTAAAAAAGTGCTTAATTACAACACCACCATATCATCTCTGTGTAGCACTTCCACGCCGCTATCGTAATCAAGTAAATGGCTGATTTGATTAGAATGTGCGCCTTTTATTTTATCGATTTCAAGATGGCTAAAGCGCGTTAACCCCCGTGCAATAATTTGCTGGTTTACATCAATTAAGTTAATTAAATCTCCACGTTCAAATTCACCTATGGCACGCGTAATACCTTTAGCAAGTAAACTAGCCCCCTTAGATTGCAATGCATGCACCGCACCGGCATCAATTAAAATTTGGCCACTACTTTTAGGCCCTGCCAATAACCATTTTTTTCGACCATCTTTAGGCGCGGTAAGTTTTAAAAAACGGGTGCCTGGTAGTTGCTCGCTCATGCATTTTAAAATCACATTTTCATCAGCGCCTTTGGCAATAATCACCTCAACCCCAGCTCTTCTGGCAATATCCGCGGCCTGTAATTTGGTTGCCATACCCCCTGTGCCTAGGTTCGTACCGCTGCCACCCGCAAGTTGGCGTAACTCATCATTAATATGGGTAACTTCGTCAATCAAGGTGGCGTTAATGTCGGTGCGCGGATCGCTGGTGAATAACCCTTGTTGGTCGGTCAGTAGCAGTAACTTATCGGCATTGGCTAAAATAGCCACCAATGCCGACAAGTTATCGTTATCACCTACTTTTATTTCGCTAGTAGCAACTGCGTCATTTTCATTAATGATCGGCACTACATCGTAATTTAATAGGGCATTGAGGGTATCGCGTGCATTTAAATAGCGCTCTCTGTCGTCAACATCCGCGCGCGTTAGTAGCATTTGCCCGACGTTAATGCCATACAACGCAAATAAGCTTTGCCAAATATGAATGAGCTGCCCCTGTCCAATGGCGGCCAACATTTGTTTGTCTATTAATGTGCGCCCACAGGGTTTTAATAGCTGTTCGCGACCTGCGGCAACCGCACCGCTTGATACTAAAATAACGTGATGACCTTGCTTTTTTAGCTCACTGCATTGGCGAACAAGTTCCACCATATGTGCTTTGTCTAACTTATCGGTACCGCCAGTGAGTACGCTTGTACCTAGCTTTACAACTACGACCTGATCCCTTTGCATGTTTTTTACTTAGCGCAATAAATGATGAATTTATTTATACCAGTTCGGTATTTTTGAACAAGTAAAAAATATTCAATCACCCCCTCTGCATGCTAGGATCGCACTATATTCAACCGATTAAATTACACCTTATGCCTGCCAGTTTATGTTTAATTATTGCCACCTTTTTGTGGGGTAGCTCCTTTATTGCACTTAAATACGCGATTGCGATTTATGACCCTGCCTTGGTGATATTTTTACGTATGCTCACCACTTTACTGATTTCGTTATGTTTATGGCGTTACGTAATTCGCTTTGAATATTTAAAAGGCGATTGGAAGTACTTATTAGGCATGTCACTGGCAGAGCCTTGCTTGTACTTTTTATTTGAAGGCCACGCAATGGAATATACCTCAGCGTCTCAAGCGGGGGTGATTGTTTCTTGTTTACCCATTATTGTGGCATTTTTAGCGTTTTTCATGCTCAAAGAGCATATTAGTAGAGCTATTGTAGTGGGTTTTACGCTGTGTATTGGCGGCAGTATTTTACTTACCTTGCTCTCACCGAGTTCAAGCCAAGCCCCAAACCCATTACTGGGGAATTTTTTAGAATTAATGGCCATGGTGTGCGCGGCATTTTATACCGTGTGTATAAAACATTTAGCTAACCGCTACTCCCCGCTCACATTGATTGCTCTGCAAGGCGTGAGTGGTAGTTTGTTTTTTGCTCCGTTTTTACTGTTTATTGACCTACCCAGTGAAAACCAACACGATTTAACCGCACTAATGAGCATTTTGTACTTAGGCTCTTGTGTTACTTTGGGTGGGTACGGCATGTACAACTATGCGATTAGTAAAGTGTCGGTGTTAACCGCCGCGGCTTATTCTAATTTAATCCCTATTTTCACTTTAATTTTGTCAGCCATTATCCTCAACGAAGTACTAACTCTTGGCCAGTGGATCAGCATATTTGTGGTGTTTATAGGCGTAATGATTAGTCAACGCCATCAAGAACTAGTGGTCGATATTCCTAACTCAACTTCGGGTGAGGATATTTCTGCCGACACTAACCATCTTAAATCGGTACCCGAGGCCAGTGAATCAAAAGGGTAACAGGTTAATAAATACAGCCCTGATTGCTGCAAAAAATCGGTGTTGTACTGATTAATTACCTCAACATGTGTTACTGAATAATGCTGCACTTGGCCATTTTTAAGTTGTAGAGAAAATTGCTCCCCCACTTTAGCGTTTTTTAAAAACGCAAAGTGGGTATCGTTGTGGCCGGCAATAAGTGCTCCTTGCGAGTTACCAAAATCAGCCCCACCTAAATCCCCTGCTGGTAAAAAGTGGCTCGGCGCAAACGCTAAGTTTCTACCACTTGCACCATCAAGCACGGTTAGTCGTTTATTATGCTTTGGCCATATTATTTGTGCCACCGGGTAGCTATCAGCATAAAACCACGGCTTAATTTTTTTATTGGGCGATTTAAGGGCTCTTTGCCAAGCTTGCTCTATTAACACTTGTGCAAGCCATGCCTTTGACTGCATGTATACACCATGGCCAAACAAGCTCAGCCCAAAGGCAAGTAAACCTATGCTTAGCCACTTTTTCATTTACAGCGCCTTACTAACAACAGACCACCTAGAAGTAGTAATGCACCAAACACAATATGCATTTTGCTTTGCCCATCTGTTTGCGGCAAGCGCATGGTCATTCCTTGTGGCATAGTATTAGCCACTTGTGTGCTTTGTTTAGCAACTTCTTTAATAGTGGTCTCTTCTATGGCAATAAACGCAGTAAATGGGCTAAGTAATTGATGCTCAAGCGCGAGCTGCTGCACTTGCTGTTTTACAACACTTTGTTGGTTGTATAACAATAACGACTTTATTTTTTGACGTGCCCAAAGCTTATCAATTCCTGTAGCTTTTGAATTTGCTTGCGGATTAAGCTTAACCTTAAACTCCCCATGCGCCGTTTGCCCAGTAAAAGTAATTGCATCGGTATTGTCTAATTTAATAGCCACCATAATAGGCTCAGCAAAATATAGGTCGGGCAAAGGTGAGGGCCAAAAATCTAAGCTGTCTCCATTTGTATTTGTTAACGCTAAATTAGTCATCGCCGGGTGAGCAAGTTTATCAAACAACTGCTGCATTTTCGGCTGCACATCATGAGCACTGCTTATAAAGGTGTAAGTTCCCTTACCTATATCAGCGGCACGACGCATAAAATAACGGTTAGGTGCGCTACCAATGCCCACGGTAAATAAACGGCTATCACCTAAGGTATGCCCAATATGTTTAAATAACTGATCTTCGTTACTTACGCTACCATCGGTTAAAAATACAACTTGGCGCACAAACCCTTCAAACTGCGTACCATCAAGTACAGCATCAAGTGCGCCTTTTATTTCAGTTCCGCCATCGGCTTGTAAATTATAAATAAAACGCTCTGCGCGACGTAAATTGAAGTCACTGGCAATTAATGGGGTCTCACTCATGACTGCAACCTCATTATTAAAACTGACAATATTGAAGCTATCATCACTATCTAATAATGATAATGCGTAAAACAGCGCTTTTTTAGCTTGTTCAATAGACTGCCCATGCATAGATCCCGAAGTATCAACTACAAACACCATTTCACGCGGTAAACGCTGAGATTGAGTAAAACTATCGCTTGGCGGCATTAACATTGCTAACGCATACTGCTCACCATTTTGTGCTTGCTGAGTAAAAAGTGCAGCTTGCGCTTGCGCTATTTGAAGTGGCTTAAACTCAAGTACAAAGTCTCTATTTATGGCTTGCTGTTGTTTTAGCACAATGCTGTATTGCCCAAATGCAGGGTTTTCAATATTAACTTGATGGTACTTAGCGTTTATATCAACCAATTCTAAGCCTATATCCATGTTAATTGTTAAGCTTAAATCACTGGCATTTGCCGCCTCATTGGTTTGTTTTGTGTAAACAGGGCTTAACCAACCCTGTGGAGTGAACGAAGGTGCATTAGCGCTTTTTATCGCATGCTTATCTTGATCATCGTTAACTTCTCCTGTTATTGCATGATAGCGTGGCGTAATTGTAGTTGGAAAATGAATCGCAAAGGTTCCGTGTTGGTAATCAATAATCTCTTGATACTCAAGCGTTATAGCTATTTCTTCTCCGGGCCCTACATTTGCCACATTTGTAATAAACATATTTGCACGTTGCTGTCGCAACAATGAAGCTTGTTTGCCTGCTTTTTTGGCAGCTTGGTACTGTTTTTCAGCTTGGCGTTTTTTTGTTATTTTACCTTTGATAACTCGCTCGCCAATGCGCATGGTCATTGCTTGCACGGCGCTTTCATCGGGTAAAGGAAATACATAACGTGCATTTACGGCAAAAGGGTTTTCATTTATGTAGTGCTGCGTAACTACAACACGATTAATTAGCCCTGTTAGGGTCATTTTTGCATCGCTTTTTAAAATAACCCCAGGGTTAACCGCCACTCCTTGGCTATCAAACAAGGATAGTTTTGGCGACTGTGCATGGCTTTTAAAGCTGGCTAAAAGCACGATGATAATAAAAATAAAAAGGCTTACCTTGGTAAGCACTTTGGTGGGTTTACTCAACATAAATCACTCCCTCGAACGCACGCTGTTAATTGCTTGCTGTTTGGTCAGTAGTTTGATTTAGCGCACGGGTAGTGAGAGTAACGCGTCTGTCAAAAAAGTTATCTTCAAGGGTGTTACTGTTTGCTATGCTTTGCTGCTCGCCAAATGCTTGTGCGCTTAAACGTATATGGCTTACACCTTGTTTAATTAAGTAACTTTGTACGGCGTTTACTCTGGCTTTTGAAAGTAATAAGTTTGCTTGCTCTTCACCACGCTGATCGGCAAAGCCACTTAAATCGAGTGCGAGTTGCGGTTGGCTTTTTAATAACGCTACCAATTGATCAAGCTGCTTGGCAAAATGTGGAGCAATATCGCTAGAGCCAGTTTTAAATTGCACCGTCATTGCCAATAAATTATTAAGCTGCGATTGCGTTAGTTGCTCATTTTGCTGAGCCAGTAGCTCAAGTTGCGCCTCTAGGTGACTGTTATGATTAAGAACATGCTGGTAGTCGTTGGTTTTCTCTGCCATTACAGTTAAAGCTTGCAGCTGCTCAGCAATGGTTTGCTCAGCCACCTTGGCATCGCCAATCAAACCACCAGCAAATGCGCCTACAAACGCGCCGATTGGCCCACCAACAACACCACCAATAATGGCACCGGTGCTCAGGCCAACAATTGTTTCTTTTTTTGCTTCTTTTGATGGGGTATCCGCAGCAAATACTGGCGTACAAAAAGTGCTAACAAGTGTGAGTGCGATTAATGTTTTCTTCATGGTCGATTCCTTACTATTAATAATGGTTGGCAAGCTATTGGTTGGCACTTGCGTTGTATTGGTAATTTCAATAGCTGTATTAAAACACTATGAAGTGGCAATAAAGGGGAGTAAAAATGGCAAACTGCTGAGCAATTGTGGCAAAAAAATGGCAATTGTGTTTTTAACCGTACTTAGCGCAAAAACTTCGCTATAGTGCGCCTAAGTCAATATGAGTAATTAAAAAATGAAAAAAATAGCTATCGTTGAAGATGAAACTGCCATTCGCGAAAACTACATAGAAATGCTAAGCGCTCAAGGCTATCAGGTAAGTGGTTATGAAAACCGCCCTCAAGCAGAAGTCGCTTTTAAAGAAGCACTCCCCGATTTAGCCATTGTTGATATTGGCTTAGGCCATGAAATAGATGGCGGCTTTTTACTGTGCCAAACACTGCGTTCACTTTCTAAAACCTTACCAATTATTTTTTTAACCGCTCGCGACAGCGAAATAGACACCGTATGCGGCCTGCGCATGGGCGCCGATGACTACTTAACCAAAGATATTAGCTTAGCGCATTTAGCCGCGCGTATTGGTGCGCTATTTCGCCGAATGGAAGCATTAGAGCAACCCGCCGATGCCAACGCATTAATAATTCGCGGTCAACTAACACTCGACACGCAACGCATGCAGGTGCTTTGGCAGCAACAGTTGGTTGATTTAACCGTAACTGAGTTTTGGATGCTGCATTCACTCGCCCAACGACCTGGCCACGTTAAAAGCCGTAATGAGTTAATGAGCGATGCTAAAATTTATGTAGACGACAGTACCATTACCTCTCATGTAAAACGCATTCGTAAAAAGTTTATAGCACTCGATAGCCAGTTTGACTGCATTGATACCGTGTATGGCATGGGCTACAGGTGGGAGCAACCCACATGCTAAGATTTGGCCTACGCAGTAAATTTATTCTACTTTCATGCTTTTTGTTTTTGTTGCCATGGTTAGGCTACGAGTACGTATGGGAAATGGAAAAGTTTTTACGCCAAGGCCAAGAAAAAACGCTCGTAGGCACTACACGTGCACTGGCCACGGCCCTGCACGAACGTCCCGCTTTATTTGACGAACAAACCAACTTTTTAGACCAAGTTGTAAAAGGCCGCGATCTCTATGCTTATAATTTAAAAAGCCCAATTCAGCTCGATGGTAAACTCAGCGACTGGGACGCTTACCAATCGCTATTTTGGCTTTATGACAAACGCTACTTACAAACAGCCAATGATAACCATCAACTGAGCAACTTATCATTTAGCCACATGGTAGGTAAGTTTGATAATTACTTATATGCTGTATTTAAAGTCACAGATGACACTGTAATTTACCGTGCTAAAAACAGCCTCAGCATTACCAATAATGACTATGTAAAAATTGGCCTAAAAAACCCTGATGGGCAATTTAATACTTATATTATTGCTCCGCGCCAAGATGGCTGGGTCAACGCATTTGATGCCAACAGTAAAATGCCTTTTACTAAAATTCAGGGCTTTTTTAAACAAACTGAAACAGGTTACAACCTTGAGCTGCGCTTTCCTTTGAGTATGCTTGGCAATAAACTGGGGTTTGCCATTGCCGATGTTGATAGTAAACAACCAAACCAAACACCTAATATCATGTCTACATCCAACTTAAATAACCCAAATGATTTAGGCTCAGTACTGGTGCCCTCCCCTGAGATAAACCGTATATTAAAAGGCATGGGCCACAGCGGCAGTCGCATTTGGGTGGTCGATAATCATCACCGTGTTTTAGCGCAATCGGGCAGTATTCAAAATGCCGATGGCGTATGGGCTGATGGGCTAAAAAATCAAGCGCCAAAAACCGCATGGCAACGCTTTGAACAAACCTATTTGCATCCTTTGTATTATAAAATTTTAACGCGTCCTGAAGATGAATTTATAGATACCTTACACGATGTCGCTTCAATGCAAGGCGCTCATTTAGCCAAAGCACTGAAAGGTCAACCGGCCTCGTCTTGGCGACTCACCCCCGATAACAAAGCGGTGATATTATCGGCCGCGTATCCTATTTGGATTGAGGATAAGGTTATTGGCGCAGTTATAGCCGAAGAAACCACTAATGGCGTGCGCACACTGCGTAATAAATCGCTGGAAAAACTATTTAATGTGATTTTAGCGGTCATGTTAATTGGCACAGTCACTTTGTTCTTTTTTGCCTCACGTATATCAAGTCGTATTAGGCGACTACGCGATACAGCAGAGCAAGCCATTGATGCACAAGGGCGGGTAACAGGCTATATAAATTACAGCGATGCCAATGACGAAATTGGCGATTTATCGCGTAGCTTTTCAAATATAGTGAGCCGACTTGGTGGCTATACCGATTATTTAGAAAATATGTCGTCGCGCTTATCTCATGAGCTGCGCACGCCGGTTGCGGTTGTACGTTCATCACTTGAGAACTTACAAAGCTTGCAGCAAAGTGAACTGAGTCAAAAATACCTTGAGCGTGCCAGTGAAGGAGTTGAGCGTTTAGGGAAAATAATTACCACTATGAGTGAAGCAACCCGCCTTGAGCAAAGCATTCAAAGTAATGAGCCAGAGCCGTTTGATTTACAAAAAGTGATTAGTGGTTGTATGCAGGGCTACCAACTTACTTACCCTAACCAGTTATTTACACTCAACATTTGCCAAAGCACACTGCCAATGCAAGGTGCCCCTGAATTTATAGCGCAACTGCTCGATAAGCTAATTAATAATGCCTTGGAATTTAGTGAAGCCAACACCGCGATTGAAGTCAGTCTGAAGCAAAGCGAAAACAAAGCAACATTAACGGTAAGTAATACAGGTACTTTATTGCCTGAGGGGCTTACTGAACATATTTTTGATTCTATGGTATCGGTGCGCAGCCAACAAATGCAGCAACAGCCGCATTTGGGTTTAGGGCTATATATTGTCAGGCTGGTGTGTAATTACCATAACGGCAGTGTTATCGCGCATAATAATGAGCAAGACAATGGTGTGGTGTTTACCGTGAACCTGCCTTTAAATAATTAAACAAAAAGCGGTTTAATTATAAACCGCTTTATTTTAAAGCTTTGCAGTTACAATTTAATTCACACACAAGTGTAACGATTCACTTTTAATTCATTCGCTCAGTCTTAGTCTACTCACCTAGGAGGAGTCAAAATGAAAGAGTTATTAGAACCCGAAGAAATAGAGTTTATTCTCGATTTATATCGTCCTAATGCAGCCAATAACCATGCTCAACAGGGCGCGACTAAAAAGCACAAGGTAAGTAATAAACAAGCCATGCAAGCTGAGGCTTTAGCTCGTAGTGCTTAACTACACAAACCTTACAAGTTAGCCATTAAGCTGTAAAAACGCTTTAATACAGTCTATTTCTGCCTGCTTGACCGTTTCGCCTATTTCAGGGCCTTTTTTACCGCTTTTAAGCGCATCTTGCACTATCTGTTTTTTATCCATTTTTTGTAGTTCATTGTGAATTGCACGTAATTTAGCGGCTTGTGGGTAGGGCTTATCTACCAGCGTTTCGCCTCGTCCTTGTGCATCACACTGGCACGCTTGAGTAAATGCAATAAAACGCTCTGGGTGCACTAATGCATTTAAATTAGTGACGATTAATTTATGAATAGTTTGCGGCCTTAACTGTTCAAGCGTGTGGCAAAGTGTATGGTTATCACTGGTAAGCACACCGATATCACGAAAGCGATTAGGTATTTTTAAACGTTCACAAAAGGCCTCAACCACCGCAACCCCTTCACGTTCATGGCCGCGTAAATTCCCCTGTTTTTTGTAACTGAGCGCTTTACCAAAATCATGAGTTAAAGCAGCAAAACGCGTTTCTAAATTAAAGTTTAAATCGGCTGCTCGCCTAAGGACTAACATAGTATGTACAAACACATCTCCCTCGGGGTGATGATTTGCAGGCTGTGGGGTGTTTTTCATCTGTTCAATTTCAGGAAAAATACCTAAGCCATCTAATGCTTGAAAATAAAGCTCAGGGTGTTTTTCACCAAGCGCTTTTTCTGTTTCAAGCCATACTCGCTCTGGCACTAAATGTTCCAGCTCGCCTTTATTTTTAAGCTCCTGCATTAATGCAGTGGTACTTGGATGAATAGACCATTCACTGCCATAACGGGCTAAAAAACGGGCAATACGTAATACCCGAACCGGGTCTTCTACAAATGCTTGGGTGGTGTGGCGCAGCACTTTATTTTTTAAATCATCTTGACCATTAAAAGGGTCAATAATAGTGTCGTTTTCGTCAAGTGCCATAGAGTTTATGGTTAAATCTCGGCGTGCTAAGTCTTCTTCAAGCGTAACATTGGGGCTCGCATCCACTACAAAGCCGGTATAACCTTTACCACTTTTACGCTCGGTACGCCCTAGTGCATATTCTTCTTTAGTGTGTGGGTGCAAGTAAACGGGAAAATCACTGCCAATAGGTAAAAACCCAAGCGCTTCCATAACCTCTGGCGTTTCACCAATAACAACGTAATCGTTATCTTTTGATTGTATGTTTAGCAGCTTATCTCGCACTGCTCCGCCAACTAGGTAAACTTGCTTTAAGCTTTGTTGCACTTTATCCCCAACCACTACTTTTAAGGTTTTCTTTGATGTTAATCATACCTAATCGCAATTTAAAAATCAGCGTTGTTTGCCAAGCTTTAGTAAGCTCATTACAATAGTGCATTATTTTTTTATACCTAAACTCACCTTAACTAATGAAAAAACATTCAGCAAAAAAAGAACTTAGGTTACTACCCATCCTTTTGATCGTTATTATTATGTGTGTTGCGGGGCATTTTTTGCTGCAAGCTAATTTTCAAGACAGTCATTTGGTCGAATACCTATTAGCCGCGATTCCATTTGCTATGTTTGGCTTAGTGATAGTGGCCTTTAAAATGGCCGCTAAAAGTGAGCAACAAGAAAGTGATGAGTAAATAAGTTACTGATAGTTTTTTTCTGCTTTAGTGACTTTATATAGGTAGCGTCTTGATTCCGCACGTGAGTGCTTAGTGGTGAGAATGTTATAAAACTGGCTTGAAGTAAGCTGATTTATTTGTGAAAACGCCACACTTCTATTTTTATTAAATATACGCAATACATTACCCGCGCCACCGTTATAAGACGAGATCATGGCAAAGTGCTTACTTTTATCGGTATTAATTTTATGTAAGTAATTATTTTTTAAAATACTTAAATACGCGCTGCCAATATCAATATTATGTTTTGGATTAAACAACACTGCTTTGGTTGGCTGCCCGGGTACTTTTTTAATTTTTTGATACACATCCCGCCCTGCAGTTGCGGGGATCACTTGCATTAATCCATATGCGTTTGATGAGCTCACCGCATGTGGATTAAAGCTACTTTCGGTTTCAATAATGGCATAAATAAGTGCTGCCGATATTTGATATTTTTTTGCAGCCGTCAGCACATAATCACTGTACTTTTGCTTTCTTAAATGAGCATTTTGCTCCACTAAATTAAAACTAACTGACGAAATAACATGTCCATATTGTCGTTGCTTTTTTAAGTTATTATTTACTAAATAACGCGCAAATCGATTAGCACGCCAAGAGTATTTTATTGGTAACTTATCTTGGTCGAGTACTTGTTGATATAAAAACGGTTCGCCTTCTAATATGGGGGCTTCGCTGGTAAAAATATCGGTTTTATCGGGGTCGCTGGAGGTCAGTAGGGTCATAACAATGGCCTGCTGTAACAAGCTTATTGTATTTTTTAACGCGATGGTTTCTACTTTTACAGTGCCTTGCTCAAAATCAATAATGGCACGAGCTTGGTAATCATTACTGTATTTGACGTATTTTTTTGCACTAGGCTGTTGCGTATTTTGCTTACCCCACTTGCGCCCAACAACGCTTTCTAATGCAGCTAAAAGCTGTTTTACGCTACCAACCTGTGCTTTAATAGAGCGGTGTGTTTTTTGTGCTTGCTTGTGAATTGCAACCACATTGGTAGGGTCGTTTTTTACTTGCTTTACCAGTTTATTTAAATCAACAACGGGCGGTAAACCCGACAGTGATTTACAGCCACTTAAGCCAACTAGCAAAAGTATAAACGCATACTTTTTCACACAATATCCAAACAAATGCTTAGCAACTATAATACATGATAACCAAACCAGTCCGGTTTAATTGGTTGTGCTTGGCCGCTTGGGGTTAGCTTAATATTAAGCTGACTATCGAGTAAATCAATCGCAAAGCAGTCATCAACATCATATAAATCATCTTTATGAAGATGACTCAGCCCTGCTAATAAGTCATTTTTAGCGCGTTGTTTCGCTTCTTCACTACTACTGGCAACATACAAAGCAAAGTCGTGTTGCTCTGCCATTGAGTCGCTTCTGTAAGCGCCTAAATTAACAAAATAAAGCTGTTTGTTTTGCTCAACAGAACCATCAACAATGTCAACTTGGTAGCCATCAATGTGATTGACTGCCATGTAGCTATCCATGTGTACACTGTTTTTATCACCCACCCATTGGCTTTTTAGTTTGGTATAGGTTTGCTCAATGTTTTGGCCTACCACAAAACGTACGTCGTGCATTTCTATGTGGCAACCTTGAATGCGTCCACCTAAATACACCATGAATAACTGCATGCTCACTTCCTTTTAAAAACCAAATTAAATTAAACTATCTACGTCAATCTCATGCTTTTTAATCAACTTATAAAAATCAGAACGGTTGCGCTTGGCAAGTTTAGCGCCTTCTGCCACATTGCCCCCTGCCATTTTCAGGGTATTAATTACATAGTCTCGTTCAAACTCTTTTTTAGCTTCATTAAGTGATAATGGCTCAACGTTGCTTTCATTACTGTTGAGCGCACTAAGCACTAAATGTTCAGATATAACCTCACTGGGAGTCAACGCAACCACCTGCTCCACCACATTTTGTAATTGACGTATATTACCTGGCCAATCATACCTTACTAGGGCATGCATGGCATCGTTTGC contains:
- the pdsS gene encoding proteobacterial dedicated sortase system histidine kinase, which encodes MLRFGLRSKFILLSCFLFLLPWLGYEYVWEMEKFLRQGQEKTLVGTTRALATALHERPALFDEQTNFLDQVVKGRDLYAYNLKSPIQLDGKLSDWDAYQSLFWLYDKRYLQTANDNHQLSNLSFSHMVGKFDNYLYAVFKVTDDTVIYRAKNSLSITNNDYVKIGLKNPDGQFNTYIIAPRQDGWVNAFDANSKMPFTKIQGFFKQTETGYNLELRFPLSMLGNKLGFAIADVDSKQPNQTPNIMSTSNLNNPNDLGSVLVPSPEINRILKGMGHSGSRIWVVDNHHRVLAQSGSIQNADGVWADGLKNQAPKTAWQRFEQTYLHPLYYKILTRPEDEFIDTLHDVASMQGAHLAKALKGQPASSWRLTPDNKAVILSAAYPIWIEDKVIGAVIAEETTNGVRTLRNKSLEKLFNVILAVMLIGTVTLFFFASRISSRIRRLRDTAEQAIDAQGRVTGYINYSDANDEIGDLSRSFSNIVSRLGGYTDYLENMSSRLSHELRTPVAVVRSSLENLQSLQQSELSQKYLERASEGVERLGKIITTMSEATRLEQSIQSNEPEPFDLQKVISGCMQGYQLTYPNQLFTLNICQSTLPMQGAPEFIAQLLDKLINNALEFSEANTAIEVSLKQSENKATLTVSNTGTLLPEGLTEHIFDSMVSVRSQQMQQQPHLGLGLYIVRLVCNYHNGSVIAHNNEQDNGVVFTVNLPLNN
- a CDS encoding DUF1543 domain-containing protein, translating into MQLFMVYLGGRIQGCHIEMHDVRFVVGQNIEQTYTKLKSQWVGDKNSVHMDSYMAVNHIDGYQVDIVDGSVEQNKQLYFVNLGAYRSDSMAEQHDFALYVASSSEEAKQRAKNDLLAGLSHLHKDDLYDVDDCFAIDLLDSQLNIKLTPSGQAQPIKPDWFGYHVL
- a CDS encoding multifunctional CCA addition/repair protein is translated as MQQSLKQVYLVGGAVRDKLLNIQSKDNDYVVIGETPEVMEALGFLPIGSDFPVYLHPHTKEEYALGRTERKSGKGYTGFVVDASPNVTLEEDLARRDLTINSMALDENDTIIDPFNGQDDLKNKVLRHTTQAFVEDPVRVLRIARFLARYGSEWSIHPSTTALMQELKNKGELEHLVPERVWLETEKALGEKHPELYFQALDGLGIFPEIEQMKNTPQPANHHPEGDVFVHTMLVLRRAADLNFNLETRFAALTHDFGKALSYKKQGNLRGHEREGVAVVEAFCERLKIPNRFRDIGVLTSDNHTLCHTLEQLRPQTIHKLIVTNLNALVHPERFIAFTQACQCDAQGRGETLVDKPYPQAAKLRAIHNELQKMDKKQIVQDALKSGKKGPEIGETVKQAEIDCIKAFLQLNG
- a CDS encoding murein transglycosylase domain-containing protein, yielding MKKYAFILLLVGLSGCKSLSGLPPVVDLNKLVKQVKNDPTNVVAIHKQAQKTHRSIKAQVGSVKQLLAALESVVGRKWGKQNTQQPSAKKYVKYSNDYQARAIIDFEQGTVKVETIALKNTISLLQQAIVMTLLTSSDPDKTDIFTSEAPILEGEPFLYQQVLDQDKLPIKYSWRANRFARYLVNNNLKKQRQYGHVISSVSFNLVEQNAHLRKQKYSDYVLTAAKKYQISAALIYAIIETESSFNPHAVSSSNAYGLMQVIPATAGRDVYQKIKKVPGQPTKAVLFNPKHNIDIGSAYLSILKNNYLHKINTDKSKHFAMISSYNGGAGNVLRIFNKNRSVAFSQINQLTSSQFYNILTTKHSRAESRRYLYKVTKAEKNYQ